One Longibacter salinarum genomic window carries:
- a CDS encoding TolC family protein, producing the protein MVAPAGPAVAQTTGADSTVISFDQAVNIALDQNTNLKRASAEARRAETNMWAERLDWMPSADVTSRLSRNFGRSFSQEEGRIVNESTDFFSIDGNASLTFQGLGVQNWSSMRSAEYQSTSADLSLERSRQDVVFRVMNNYISLLEQREILVVQKEELEARRQQLRQIEEFVDAGSRPISALYEQQAAVAEAESAVLTAERDVQLAESRLIQVLRLDPMTAYDFQAPELEEDVEPETPYQLDALMQQAYNQRSDLRANAASVRAAEREVTSARSSYLPTVSLSAGYGSNWSSTATELVGPNGQVIETFSFFDILDRRRGGNVGISFRYNLFDGLRREQQVENAQVQKLNAQYDLEDTRLDIALEVREAYLNYQTAVKQLDVTEKQLRAARQAREAAQERYNLGAADIVELTNANRNFVQAASQRIRARYNYVFQKKLIAYYVGSLNPNESLF; encoded by the coding sequence ATGGTTGCACCCGCCGGGCCTGCTGTGGCTCAAACGACGGGCGCGGACTCAACGGTTATTTCCTTCGATCAGGCGGTCAACATCGCTTTGGATCAAAACACGAATTTGAAACGGGCGTCTGCCGAAGCGCGCCGTGCAGAAACCAATATGTGGGCGGAGCGGCTGGACTGGATGCCGTCGGCTGATGTCACGTCCCGACTCTCTCGGAATTTCGGTCGGAGCTTCTCGCAGGAGGAGGGCCGAATCGTCAATGAGTCTACCGACTTCTTTTCCATCGACGGCAACGCGAGCCTCACATTTCAGGGACTCGGCGTGCAGAACTGGTCGTCCATGCGCAGTGCGGAGTATCAGTCCACGTCGGCTGACCTCTCGCTTGAGCGAAGCCGGCAGGACGTTGTGTTTCGCGTCATGAACAACTACATCAGCCTCCTCGAGCAACGCGAAATTCTCGTCGTACAGAAGGAGGAGCTCGAAGCGCGCCGCCAGCAGTTGCGGCAGATCGAAGAGTTTGTAGATGCGGGTTCTCGACCCATCTCGGCACTCTACGAGCAGCAAGCTGCGGTTGCGGAAGCAGAATCGGCTGTCCTGACGGCGGAGCGAGACGTTCAGCTTGCGGAATCACGCCTCATTCAGGTTCTCCGCCTCGATCCGATGACGGCGTATGACTTTCAGGCGCCTGAACTTGAGGAAGACGTCGAACCAGAAACGCCGTACCAGCTCGATGCTCTCATGCAGCAGGCGTACAATCAACGCTCAGACCTGCGGGCCAACGCTGCTAGCGTACGTGCCGCCGAGAGAGAAGTGACGTCTGCCCGTTCCTCGTACCTCCCGACGGTGTCGCTCAGCGCTGGGTACGGATCGAACTGGTCCAGCACGGCCACAGAACTTGTGGGGCCGAACGGTCAGGTGATCGAGACCTTTTCGTTCTTCGATATTCTCGACCGCCGCCGTGGTGGAAATGTTGGTATCAGCTTCCGGTACAACCTCTTCGATGGACTGCGCCGGGAGCAGCAGGTTGAGAATGCACAGGTTCAAAAGCTGAACGCCCAATACGACCTCGAAGATACCAGGCTCGACATCGCCCTCGAAGTTCGAGAGGCGTACCTGAACTACCAGACGGCCGTCAAGCAACTCGATGTCACGGAGAAGCAATTGCGAGCGGCCCGTCAGGCCCGAGAAGCCGCTCAAGAACGGTACAACCTGGGCGCGGCCGATATCGTCGAGCTGACGAACGCGAACCGAAATTTTGTGCAGGCGGCGAGCCAGCGCATCCGCGCTCGATACAACTACGTGTTCCAGAAGAAACTTATTGCCTACTACGTGGGCAGCCTCAACCCGAACGAGTCGCTATTTTAG